The window CCATCGAATTTGATTCCTTCACTATTCCTCCAACCAAAGGAGAGTTCTTcccactccctctctctctctctctctctctctctctctctcttcgcctAGATACTCTCTGCTCTGTGAGTTGATCATGGCCGCCATTGATAACCAACCGACTTGGGTTCCGTATGTGCCAACGAGAGATTGCTCTATGGGCTTCTGTAGCGTCTACTGCCCTCAGTGGTGCTACACCATCTTCCCTCCCCCTCCCACGTTAGAGTTCTCCGATGGTAGCTCCGGCGTGACGTTCTCCCCTTTCGTGATCGCCATCATCACCGTTCTCGCTACCGCCTTGCTTCTCATCTGCTACTACACCATCGTCTCTAAGCACTGCGGCGCCTTCAACTCGCTGCAAAGGCGATTCCAACCCAGGGGCAACGACAACGTTGAGCTCGACGATGATGCTGCCGGCCTATCTCAGGCCCAGGAAGCTTCGAATGCTTCCCCGTTGAACGGGCTTGATGAGGCATTGATCAGCAAGATCGCAGTCCACAAGTACCGGAAAGGCGAGGGATCGGTGCAAGGCACCGATTGCTCCGTTTGCCTCAGCGAATTCCGGGAGGATGACAGCCTGCGGTTGCTCCCCAAGTGCAGCCACGCGTTTCATGTGCAGTGCATCGATACATGGTTGAGATCACACTCCAATTGCCCTCTCTGCCGAGCCAGTATCGTCTCTATGAATCCAACGATGCCAGCCACTCGGGAACCAGTGAACGATCATCATCAGGTGGAAGAAATGGTCATGGTTGTAGCAGAGACAGTCGCTGGTGCGGAAGAGGAGATGGAGCGCGGTTGTAGTGGTGATGCAGCGAAGCATCCTTCCAGAATTTACTGTGATTCGGGAGGGATGGAGGAGAGACACACTGTGGTTGAGAtcagagatgatgatgatgatgatatccaATCAATTAGGCGATCATTCTCGATTGATGCTTCGCATCATGGACGGCTTTCGATCGCGGGCGTCCAGAGGATGAGCACGGGGGACGAACAGTTAGCTGCAACCGGTGCCAGTTCGTCGAGTCCAGCTGCAGGGAATCACAGCAAGGGCATCAGTGGCAGATGGAAAGGAAGGCAATGAGCTCCCAACGCAAGATTCTGCTTCCGAGTAGGACACCTGGAATTGTCGAAGCAGAAGAAGCGGATCATCCAGCATCCTAAACCATGTCCAATTGAGAatacaaagaaagaaagatcGAGGCTTTTTGGAGCAGCAGCTCTTATTGCATTGTAAACATGTATATGGCTTGAATGGCCTCTCTTGTTCCGCAACATCAACAGAGTCCACGCCTGTTCCTCTGTTTTCGTTGACCGAGTTGTATGTTTTCTCGTTCTCGTGCTTCACACAAGGTGATTGAGATGGTGAAACTCCAGTTCCAAAACCTCGAAAGCTTGACAACAGAAGCATTTGGCTTTGTGGGCAAACAACAAGATTGCCTGAAAGCAGAAGCATCAATTCTGGCCTCGGTGCCTCCGATTCATCATCAGGACAAACTCCACTCAGATGTACTCTCCAGCAGGGGAAGGACGAAAGTGCCTGGTTTTGGCATGTGAACCTCTCCAGCGTCCATTGGTCTCTGATTCCAGCTGAAGTATGGAAGCTTAGTCTAAAAGTAGATGTGATATAACGAATGTAAAAGTCCACCGCCCACGTCATGACATTGTTCTAATAGTGAAACCACACCCATCGGAGATGCTGACCGAAACCGGACCGGTGATGGAGGGTCTCAATCTCTTCGGAGGTGGCGTTCCCAGTTATGATAGCATGAGTTTAAACGACTCGTCAAGATAGAAAATTCCGTTATGATCCAATTAATttatataagatatattaaagatttaattaaatttatcgatcaataaaaaatatatctaattatattaaaaaattaataaataatttgaTGGGAGAAACTTTCCTAATTATTTTTTCTCAGAACATTTAATCTTGCTCCTAGGGATTTAATCATTATAATAGAGATCGTTATGTAATCTTTGTGGGGAGAGAAGATAGTGTTTATAGAGTTTCATATACCAAAAAGATCGAAAGAATATGTTCCTATTGAAAATATTCATATGTATAAAATAAAGTAAAAGAAGATGAAAGATTAATTTAATTTGTTAAGGATACAAAaattgtgttatatata of the Musa acuminata AAA Group cultivar baxijiao chromosome BXJ3-2, Cavendish_Baxijiao_AAA, whole genome shotgun sequence genome contains:
- the LOC135630662 gene encoding E3 ubiquitin-protein ligase Os04g0590900-like, yielding MAAIDNQPTWVPYVPTRDCSMGFCSVYCPQWCYTIFPPPPTLEFSDGSSGVTFSPFVIAIITVLATALLLICYYTIVSKHCGAFNSLQRRFQPRGNDNVELDDDAAGLSQAQEASNASPLNGLDEALISKIAVHKYRKGEGSVQGTDCSVCLSEFREDDSLRLLPKCSHAFHVQCIDTWLRSHSNCPLCRASIVSMNPTMPATREPVNDHHQVEEMVMVVAETVAGAEEEMERGCSGDAAKHPSRIYCDSGGMEERHTVVEIRDDDDDDIQSIRRSFSIDASHHGRLSIAGVQRMSTGDEQLAATGASSSSPAAGNHSKGISGRWKGRQ